In Cottoperca gobio chromosome 1, fCotGob3.1, whole genome shotgun sequence, a genomic segment contains:
- the rnf150a gene encoding RING finger protein 150a, giving the protein MALSLIRACRSLALSTWLLSFCFVHLLCLDFTVAEKEEWYTAFVNITYLDPVTSEVKTEKTECGRYGEQSPKKEARGLVLVPSTLQDRQACDPNVRFPPVPHNAAWVALVAAGNCTYREKIRNVANYNASAVVIYNVGSNSANDTITMPHPGTGEVVAIMIPEPKGREIVALLEQQIVVTLYISIGTRNLQKYVSRTSVVFVSISFIVLMIISLAWLVFYYIQRFRYANARDRNQRRLGDAAKKAISKLQVRTIKKGDKETESDFDNCAVCIEGYKPNDVVRVLPCRHVFHKHCVDPWLQDHRTCPMCKMNILKALGIPLNADCSDDVPPDYETSVGGPPTNPISGASEVTVNESSVVLDPTGRAISLQQLHPDEETELQAEESHIIASSGHQPLCSDSNTSITTGAEVSMSEVHVSTAAGM; this is encoded by the exons ATGGCACTGTCTCTCATCCGAGCTTGCCGCAGTCTTGCTCTCTCGACGTGGCTGCTGTCGTTTTGTTTCGTGCACTTGCTGTGCCTGGACTTCACGGTGGCAGAGAAAGAGGAATGGTACACTGCGTTTGTCAACATCACCTATCTGGACCCCGTCACTTCGGAGGTCAAGACAGAGAAAACCGAGTGCGGTCGGTATGGCGAGCAGTCGCCCAAGAAAGAAGCCAGAGGTCTGGTCCTGGTGCCGTCCACCCTGCAGGACAGACAGGCGTGTGACCCGAACGTCAGGTTCCCTCCTGTCCCTCACAACGCCGCCTGGGTGGCTCTGGTGGCTGCAGGGAACTGTACATACCGAGAGAAGATCAGAAACGTTGCAAACTACAACGCCTCTGCAGTTGTCATATACAATGTGGGATCCAACAGTGCCAACGACACCATAACAATGCCCCATCCAG GTACAGGCGAAGTTGTGGCCATCATGATCCCAGAGCCTAAAGGTCGTGAGATTGTGGCCTTGCTGGAGCAGCAAATTGTAGTCACGCTGTACATCTCCATAGGAACCCGCAACCTGCAGAAGTACGTGAGCAGAACGTCGGTAGTGTTTGTCTCCATCTCCTTCATCGTGCTCATGATCATCTCCCTCGCCTGGCTCGTCTTCTACTACATCCAGAGGTTCCGCTACGCTAACGCACGAGACCGCAACCAG AGACGTTTGGGAGATGCTGCCAAAAAGGCCATCAGTAAGCTGCAAGTACGCACCATTAAGAAAGGAGACAAG GAGACTGAGTCCGACTTTGACAACTGTGCAGTTTGCATTGAAGGTTATAAGCCCAATGATGTTGTGAGGGTTTTACCATGCAG GCACGTCTTCCATAAGCACTGTGTCGACCCGTGGCTACAAGACCACCGGACGTGTCCCATGTGTAAAATGAACATCCTCAAAGCCTTGGGAATCCCA CTCAACGCAGACTGCTCGGACGACGTTCCTCCAGACTATGAGACTTCTGTCGGGGGTCCGCCCACCAACCCCATCAGCGGGGCGAGTGAAGTCACGGTTAACGAGAGCTCGGTGGTTCTAGATCCAACCGGGAGAGCGATaagcctgcagcagctccatccTGATGAAGAGACAGAACTTCAGGCGGAGGAAAGCCACATCATCGCCAGCA GTGGGCACCAGCCGCTCTGCAGTGATTCAAACACTTCTATCACTACGGGTGCGGAGGTCAGCATGTCTGAAGTGCACGTTTCCACTGCAGCAGGAATGTGA